The sequence below is a genomic window from bacterium.
CGTCGCGGCGCGCCGCCCACGGCTCGCAGCCGCTCGCGGTGTCGCAGGCCTGGAACAGCAGGCGGTCGCCGGCCGGCGTCAGGAAGGCCGGGAACGAGCTCTCGGGGCCGGGATCGATGTCGGCCGCCAGGCGCGTCCCGGCCTCGCTGCCGTCGCTGCGCCACAGCTCGACGCCGTGCGTGTCGTCATCGGCGGCGAAGTAGAGCACCCCGTCGAGCAGGCCGAACGAGAAGTAGAAGGTCTCGGTGCCGAACGCCGGGCCGTTCGGATTGATGTCGGCGATCATGGTCGTGCCGCTCTCGCTGCCGTCGCTGCGCCACAGCTCGAGCCCGTGCTCGCCGTCGTCGGCGACGAAGTAGACCTCGCTGCCGACCGCGGTGAGGAACTGCGGCCGCGAATCGTCGGCGCCGACGCGGATGTCGCGCACCAGCCGCGTCCCGTCGGCGGTGCCGTCGCTGCGCCACAGCTCGGTGCCGTGCTCGCCATCGTCGGCGGTGAAGTAGAGCGTCCCCCCGGCGACGACCATGTAGAAGACGCGCGGCGGCAGGAAGGCGCTGCCGTCGGGATTGATGTCGCGCACCAGGCGGGTGCCGGGCGCCGTCCCGTCGCTCATCCACAGCTCGACGCCGTGCTCGCCGTCGTCGGCGGTGAACGCCACCTCGGCTCCGTACGCCGTCATCAGGCGCGGGTCCGACGGCCCGTCCGGATTGATGTCGCGGATCGGCAGGGTGCGGCCGCTGGCGTCGGTGCGCCAGAGCTCGTTGCCGAAGAAGCCCTCGTCGGCGGCGAAGAAGAGGACGTCGGCAGCGGCCGCGAGCTGGTGCGGATCGCCGCTGGCGGCGCCGCGGGCGATGTCCTTCCAGAGCACCGTGCCGTCGGGGGTGCCATCGCTGCGCCACAGCTCGCTGCCGTGCTCGCCGTCGTCGGCGGCGAAGTAGAGCGCGTCGCCCAGGCGCGTGAAGGCGGTGAACAGCGAGAAGCCGTTGCCACCCGGATTGATGTCGCGCAGGCGGCGGGTGTTGGCGGCGGTGCCGTCGCTGGCCCACAGCTCGCGCCCCGTCTCGCCGTCGTCGGCCGAGAACAGCACCTGATCGCCGAGCACGGTGAGGCCAGAGGGGAAGCTGCCGCTGACGAGATCGTCGGGCGCCACGTTGGCCAGGATGGCGGTGCCGTCGCGGGCGTTGCTGCGCCAGGGCTCGACGCCGCTCGCGCCATCGTCGGCGGCGAACAGCAGGCCGAAGGGGCTGGCCGCGAGCTGCCCCTCGACGCCGTCGGCCGGCCCGGGGTTGATGTCGTCCACCAGGGCGGTGCCGGCGGTCGTGCCGTCGCTGCGCCAGAGCTCGCGCCCGTGCGCGCCATCGCTGGCGATCAGGAAGAGCGCGCCATCGGCGACGGTGAGAAAGGTGGGAACGGAACCGTCGGGGCCCTGCCACAGGTCGGCGAGCAGGGTCGTGCCGGCCTCGCTGCCGTCGCTGATCCACGGCTCCTCGCCGCTGTCGTCGAGCGTGGCGGTGAAGGCGACGCGGTCGCCGAACGCGGTCAGCCAGAAGGGAAACGAACCGTCGCTCCCGGGCACGAGATCGCGCACCAGCGTCGTCCCCGCTTCCGTGCCGTCGCTCACCCAGAGCTCGTTGCCGTGCGCGCCGTCGTCGGCGCTGAAGAAGACGCGGCCGCCGACCGCCACCAGCTCGGCGGGATTCGACCCGCTGGCGCCGGGGGCGATGTCGCGCACCCGCTGCGTGCCGTCCGCGGTGCCGTCGCTGCGCCACAGCTCGTCGCCCGTCTGACCGTCGTCGGCGGTGAAATAGAGAGTACCGCCGGCGGCGGCGAAGAAGCTCGGGAAGGAGCCGTCCGGGCCGTCGGCGATGTCGCGCAGCAGCACCGTGCCGGCCTCGGAACCGTCGCTGCGCCACAGCTCGTTGCCGTGCGTCGCATCGTCGGCGGCGAAGTAGAGCACGTCGCCGAGCACGGCGAGGTCGGAGGGGAAGGACCCCTGGGCCCCGGCGACGATGTCGCGCACCTGCTGGGTGCCGGCCTCGGTGCCGTCGCTGCGCCACAGCTCCTCGCCGTGGACGCCGTCATCGGCGGTGAAGTAGACGTGGTCGCCCATCGCCACCAGGTGGCGGGGATTGGAGGAGAGCACGCCGTCGTTGATGTCGCGCACCCGCGCGGTACCGGCGGCGGTGCCGTCGCTGCTCCACAGCTCGACGCCGGTGACCACGTCGTTGGCGGCGAAGAGCACCCGGTCGCCGAGCGCGGTCAGCCAGAACCGCTGGCTGCTGACGTTGCCGAAGCCGCGCAGCAGCACGGTGCCGGCCGCCGTCCCGTCGGTCCGCCAGAGTCCGATGCCCGCGGCCGGCGTGGTGGCGACGAAGAAGACCCGATTGCCGGCGCTGACGAATTCGCGTGGCGAGGACGACTCGATCAACGGCCGTGAGTTGATGTCCGCGAGCAGACGCACCGACGCCCCGGCGGGCATCGCGCCAACCAGGACGGCGATCAGGGAACCGAGACGGAGCGCGCGCCCAACCACTCGCCCAACCTAGGGAAATGCGCCGACAGTTGCCAACTGGCGGCGCGCGGACGACGCCGATCGGCGGGAGGCCATGGGGAGCTGCGCGGCCGCCCCTCGCCCTGCGCTGGCGAACGGCGCTCAGGCCGAGCGGCGTTCGCGCGCCGGCTTGCTCTCCCACAGGCCGCCGATGACGGCGCGGATCGGCAGGTGATCCGAGGCGCGGCGGGCGCGCGGGGTGTTGTGCACGTCGACCGCGACGAGGGCGTGCCGCGGCTGCACCCAAATGCGGTCGAGGGCCAGCACCGGAAAGCGGGCCGGGAAGGATGGCACGCCCGGGGTGCGGCCGAAGCGGCGGTGCAGGCGGCGCAGCGGCGCGCTCGGCGGCCGCCATTCGTTGAAGTCGCCGAGCAGGATCATCGGGTGCTCCGCCACGCCGTCGAGCTCGCCGAGCAGCCGGCGCACCTGGATCTCGCGCTCGCTGAGCCCCAGGCCCAGGTGGGCGGCGATGATCCGAATCGGCCGGCCGTGGATCTCCAGGTCCACGTCGAGGGCGCCGCGGCGCTGGTAGCGCGGCACGCTGAGATCGATGCCGCGCACCTCCAGCACCGGGTGGCGCGTGAGCAGGCCGTTGCCGTACTGGCCGCGCGCGCGGTAGAGCACCGGGCCCCAGACGCTCTCGTAGCCGGTGGCCTCGGCGAGGACGCGGAGCTGATCGACGCCCTGGCGGACGTGGTACCGGTAGTCGACCTCCTGCAGCGCGATGACGTCCGCATCGAGCTCTTCGAGGACGCGCACGATGCGCTGCGGGTCGCACCGCCCGTCGCGCCCGATGCAGCGGTGGACGTTGTACGAGGCGATCGTCAGCGTCCGCATCGCATCCCCTTCGGCTCGATCCTGCACCGACCTGCTTCCGCTTCCCGCCGCATTCTGACAAGCTCAGACGGAACGCAGTGTAGCAGAATGCCCGGCGAAGCCAGAGGGAATGCGCGAGGTGGTCAGCATCGCGGCGGTCCCGCGCCCGTTGGCGCCGGCCTACCCGGGAAGGAGGGCAACTGATGGCCAACTCGGCCGGCTTCCACGAGGCGGAGGATGCGCTGCGCCCCGAGACCAAGGACGAGCACCGCGCGCTCACCTCGATGCAGGAGGAGCTCGAAGCCGTCGACTGGTACGGCCAGCGCGTCGACGCTGCGAGCGACGCCGAGCTGCGGGCGATCCTCGCCCACAATCGCGACGAGGAGATCGAGCACTTCGCGATGCTCCTCGAGTGGCTGCGCCGGCGCAGCCCGAAAGTGGCGCTGGAGATGGCCCAGCGCCTCGACACCACCGGTTCGATCGTCGCGGCCGAGCAGGCCGGCAAGGCCGCGGCCGCGGATGCCGGCGCCGACGGCGGATCGCTCGGCATCGGCAGTCTGAAGGGAGGGTCCAGTCTGTGAACAACCTGCGACGCGAGCTCGCACCGATCTCCGATGCCGCCTGGCGCCTCATCGACGAGGAGGCCACCCGCGTCCTCAAACTGACGCTGGCCGCGCGCAAGCTGGTCGATTTCGTCGGTCCCAAGGGACCCGACTTCGGCGCCATCAACAGTGGCCGCGTCGACGACCTGAAGACCGGGCCGGTCGCCGGCGTCGACGCGGCGCTGCGCCGCGTCCTGCCGCTGACCGAGTTGCGCACCAGCTTCGAGCTGTCGCGTGCCGAGCTCGACGCGGTCGAGCGCGGCAGCGACAACCCGGACCTGGATCCGCTGATCGCCGCGGCGACGCGGATCGCCGCCGCCGAGGACAATGCCGTCTTCCATGGCTACGCGGCGGGGGGCATCCAGGGCATCGACCAGGCGTCGCCGCACCCGGTGCAGACGATCTCCAGCGACTTCACCGCCTACCCGCAGAGCGTCGCCGAGGCGACGCGCCTGCTGCGCAACGCCGGCATCGATGGACCCTACGCCATCGCCCTCGGTCCCCGCTGCTACGCCGGCCTCACCCAGGCCACCGGCCCGGGCGGTTTTCCCGTGCTCGAGGTGGTCAAACGCATCGTCGACGGCCCCATGGTCTGGGCGCCGGCGGTCAACGGCGCCGTGGTCCTCAGCACCCGCGGCGGCGACTTCCAGCTCACCGTCGGCCGCGACCTGTCGATCGGCTATACGAGCCACACCGATGCGACCGTGACGCTCTACCTGACGGAATCGTTCACCTTCCGCATCCTCATGCCCGAAGCGGCCGTGGCCCTGGCGTACGCGGACAAGAAGAAGTGAGTCGGAGCTGGGGGCGCCCCCTGTGGCGCCCCCAGCTCACCGTCGTGGGCGGGCCCTGAAGCGGACCCGCAGCGGCGTGCCCTCGAGCCCGAACTCGGCGCGCAGGCGGTTCAGCAGGAAGCGCTCGTAGCTGGCCGCGATGCGTTGCGGATGGCTGCAGAAGACGGTGACGGTGGGCGGCGCCGTCGCGGTCTGCGTCGCGTAGTACAGGCGCGGCCGGACGCCATTGACCATCGGCGGCTCCTGGGCGCGGCGGGCGCGCTCGAACACCGCGTTGATCTTGGCGGTCGGCAGCCGGCTGCGGTGCGCGGCGACGACGCGGTCGATGGCGCCCCAGATGCGCTCCACGCCGCGGCCACTGCGCGCCGAGATGAACAGCTTCGGCACCACCGCCAGGCTCGGATAGCGGCGGTCGATGTCGTCGCGCAGGGCCGCCGCCGCCTTCGGCGCCGCGGGGACGGCGTCCCACTTGTTGACCAGCAGGACCAGGGCCCGGCCGCGCTCCCAGGCGTAGCCGGCGACGCGCGCGTCCTGCTCGGTCATGCCCTCGACGGCATCGATCACCAGCAGCGCCACCTCGGCCCGCTCGAGGGCGCGCAGGGCGCGGACGACGCTGGCGCGCTCGATGTGCTGGTCCACCCGCCCGCGGCGGCGCACGCCGGCGGTGTCGACCAGGACGTAGTCGCGGTCGCCGCGCCGCAGCGGCGTGTCGAGCGCGTCGCGGGTCGTCCCGGGAACGGCGCTGACGATGCTGCGTTCGAATCCGACCAGGCGGTTGAGCAGCGACGATTTGCCGACGTTGGGGCGGCCGATGATCGCCACCGCGATCGGCGGTTCGGCGTCGTCGGCCGGGGCCGCGGGCGCCTCGCCGAGGTGCGCCAGGACGTCGCCCAGCAGCTCGTCGACCCCGATCCCGTGCTCGGCCGAGATCGGATACAGGGTCTCGATCCCCAGGGCGTAGAAGTCGGCCACCAGATCGTCCTGCTTCGGGGTGTCGATCTTGTTCACCGCCAGCAGCACCGGCTGGCGCAGTTGCCGCAGGCGTTCGACGAGCTGACGATCGAGCGGATTGAGCCCGGCGCGGGCGTCGACGACGGCGATGACGACGTCCGCCTGTTCCGCCGCCAGCAGCGCCTGCACGCGCACCGCGCGCCCGAGCTCCGCCTGCTCCTCGGCCTCGAAGCCGCCGGTATCGACCACCAGAAAGCGTCGCCCGTCCCAGTGGCCGACGGCGATGTTGCGATCGCGCGTCACCCCCGGCGTCGGCGCCACCAGGGCGCGGCGGGAATGGGTCAGGCGGTTGAAGAGCGTCGACTTGCCGGTGTTCGGGCGCCCGACGAGCGCGACCACCGGCAGGGTCTCGAGGATCTCGGCGCGCGGCAGCGGCGCATCGGTGTCGCGGGACGGCGGTCGCGGCATGGAACTGGAGCCTTATCGCATCTCGCCGGGCGGTTGGAGTGCGGCGCCACGGCGCCGCGCCCGGCGCCAGCGCGCGGCGCCGTCACCCTCGGGACACGGCTCCCCTACAGCCCGAAGTCGCGCAGACGGGCGGCGTGACCGGTCCAGTTCTCCTGCACGCGGACGAAGAGCTCGAGGTAGACGCGGGTGCCCAGCAGGGTCTCCAGCTCGCGCCGCGCCGACTGGCCGATCTGCTTCAGCCGGGCCCCGCGGTCGCCGATGACGATCGGCTTCTGCGACTCGCGGGCGACGTGGATGGTGGCGCTGATCACCACCAGATGCTTCTGCGGCTTCTCCTCGAAGGCGTCGACGCTCACCGCCACCGCGTAGGGCACCTCCTCGCGCGTCGCCAGCATCACCTTCTCGCGCACGATCTCGGCAGCGATGGCGCGCTCGGGCTCGTCGGTCAGCTCGTCCGGCGGGTAGAAGCGCGGCCCTTCCGGCAGCTCCGCCTCGATCGTCCGCAACAGCTCCTCGACGTTCTCGCCGGTCTCGGCGCTCACCGGCACGACCGGCCGGTCGGGCAGCAGGGCGGCGACCGCGGCGATGATCGGCAGCAGCTCCGCCTTGGCCACGGCGTCGATCTTGTTGATCGCCACCACCACCGGCTTGCCGCGCGACGGCAGGCGGGTGGCGACGTCGCGGTCGGCCGCGGTCAGCCCTTCCGGCGCGGCCACCACCCAGAGCGC
It includes:
- the der gene encoding ribosome biogenesis GTPase Der, whose product is MPRPPSRDTDAPLPRAEILETLPVVALVGRPNTGKSTLFNRLTHSRRALVAPTPGVTRDRNIAVGHWDGRRFLVVDTGGFEAEEQAELGRAVRVQALLAAEQADVVIAVVDARAGLNPLDRQLVERLRQLRQPVLLAVNKIDTPKQDDLVADFYALGIETLYPISAEHGIGVDELLGDVLAHLGEAPAAPADDAEPPIAVAIIGRPNVGKSSLLNRLVGFERSIVSAVPGTTRDALDTPLRRGDRDYVLVDTAGVRRRGRVDQHIERASVVRALRALERAEVALLVIDAVEGMTEQDARVAGYAWERGRALVLLVNKWDAVPAAPKAAAALRDDIDRRYPSLAVVPKLFISARSGRGVERIWGAIDRVVAAHRSRLPTAKINAVFERARRAQEPPMVNGVRPRLYYATQTATAPPTVTVFCSHPQRIAASYERFLLNRLRAEFGLEGTPLRVRFRARPRR
- the era gene encoding GTPase Era; this translates as MPPGHRSGFVSIVGRPNVGKSTLLNRVLGRKIAAVTPKPQTTRRRLLGIKTRPQAQILFLDTPGIHASRDLLTARMVERAITSIGEADVALWVVAAPEGLTAADRDVATRLPSRGKPVVVAINKIDAVAKAELLPIIAAVAALLPDRPVVPVSAETGENVEELLRTIEAELPEGPRFYPPDELTDEPERAIAAEIVREKVMLATREEVPYAVAVSVDAFEEKPQKHLVVISATIHVARESQKPIVIGDRGARLKQIGQSARRELETLLGTRVYLELFVRVQENWTGHAARLRDFGL
- a CDS encoding ferritin; amino-acid sequence: MMANSAGFHEAEDALRPETKDEHRALTSMQEELEAVDWYGQRVDAASDAELRAILAHNRDEEIEHFAMLLEWLRRRSPKVALEMAQRLDTTGSIVAAEQAGKAAAADAGADGGSLGIGSLKGGSSL
- a CDS encoding bacteriocin family protein, giving the protein MNNLRRELAPISDAAWRLIDEEATRVLKLTLAARKLVDFVGPKGPDFGAINSGRVDDLKTGPVAGVDAALRRVLPLTELRTSFELSRAELDAVERGSDNPDLDPLIAAATRIAAAEDNAVFHGYAAGGIQGIDQASPHPVQTISSDFTAYPQSVAEATRLLRNAGIDGPYAIALGPRCYAGLTQATGPGGFPVLEVVKRIVDGPMVWAPAVNGAVVLSTRGGDFQLTVGRDLSIGYTSHTDATVTLYLTESFTFRILMPEAAVALAYADKKK
- a CDS encoding endonuclease/exonuclease/phosphatase family protein; this encodes MRTLTIASYNVHRCIGRDGRCDPQRIVRVLEELDADVIALQEVDYRYHVRQGVDQLRVLAEATGYESVWGPVLYRARGQYGNGLLTRHPVLEVRGIDLSVPRYQRRGALDVDLEIHGRPIRIIAAHLGLGLSEREIQVRRLLGELDGVAEHPMILLGDFNEWRPPSAPLRRLHRRFGRTPGVPSFPARFPVLALDRIWVQPRHALVAVDVHNTPRARRASDHLPIRAVIGGLWESKPARERRSA